One genomic segment of Arthrobacter sp. zg-Y1110 includes these proteins:
- a CDS encoding DUF779 domain-containing protein, whose translation MDSSLAPGLEAAAALPGESFSRVALTPEAQALLLRLRPVHGALMFHQSGGCCDGSSPMCFPKGEFLTSDADVLLGVFDLAGEELEFWMSREQFEYWKHTHLTVDVVSGRGSGFSVEAPEGKRFLIRSRLLD comes from the coding sequence ATGGATTCTTCGCTTGCCCCCGGGCTGGAGGCGGCTGCCGCACTGCCCGGAGAGAGTTTTTCCCGGGTGGCGCTGACGCCGGAGGCACAGGCCCTGCTGCTGCGGCTACGGCCCGTCCACGGTGCGCTGATGTTCCACCAGTCCGGGGGCTGCTGTGACGGGTCCTCGCCCATGTGCTTTCCGAAGGGGGAGTTCCTGACTTCGGATGCCGACGTCCTTCTGGGGGTCTTCGACCTGGCGGGGGAGGAACTGGAGTTCTGGATGTCGCGTGAGCAGTTTGAGTACTGGAAGCACACCCATCTGACCGTGGATGTTGTCTCCGGACGGGGAAGTGGGTTTTCCGTGGAAGCACCCGAGGGTAAACGCTTTCTCATCCGGTCCCGTCTGCTTGACTAG
- the adhP gene encoding alcohol dehydrogenase AdhP, with the protein MASMQAAVVNQLGEGLSIEEMAVLEPGPGQALVKLVATGVCHTDLHAADGDWPVKPTPPFIPGHEGVGEVVQVGEGVTDLHPGDMVGNAWLAYACGVCEYCRTGWETLCEQQQNSGYSVDGSFGQYMLVDARFAARIPEGADPQEIAPVLCAGVTVYKGLKVSEARPGQWVVISGIGGLGHVAVQYAIAMGLRVAAVDIADDKLELATRYGAEVVVNARTEDPAEVIQEKIGGAHAILVTAVHPTAFGQAIGMARRGGTIVFVGLPPGDFPAPIFDTVLKGLTIRGSIVGTRQDLAEAIDFYDRGLIHPNITVRNLEEINDVMTELREGRIDGRVVIGY; encoded by the coding sequence ATGGCCAGCATGCAGGCAGCAGTAGTGAACCAACTCGGTGAAGGCCTCTCCATCGAGGAAATGGCGGTGCTTGAACCAGGTCCGGGCCAGGCGCTCGTCAAGCTGGTGGCGACAGGTGTATGCCATACGGACCTCCATGCCGCAGACGGTGACTGGCCCGTAAAGCCGACTCCGCCGTTCATCCCCGGCCACGAGGGGGTAGGTGAGGTGGTGCAGGTCGGTGAAGGGGTCACCGACCTGCACCCGGGCGACATGGTGGGCAACGCCTGGCTCGCCTACGCCTGCGGTGTATGCGAGTACTGCCGGACCGGCTGGGAAACCCTGTGTGAGCAGCAGCAGAACAGTGGTTACTCCGTGGACGGCTCCTTCGGCCAGTACATGCTGGTAGATGCGCGTTTTGCGGCGCGCATCCCTGAAGGGGCCGATCCGCAGGAAATCGCTCCGGTCCTCTGCGCAGGCGTCACGGTCTACAAAGGACTGAAAGTCAGCGAGGCACGGCCCGGTCAGTGGGTCGTCATCTCCGGCATAGGCGGGCTGGGACACGTAGCAGTGCAGTACGCCATTGCCATGGGACTGCGCGTCGCCGCCGTGGATATCGCAGATGACAAGCTGGAGCTGGCAACGAGGTACGGAGCCGAGGTTGTGGTCAATGCGCGCACCGAGGACCCGGCGGAGGTTATCCAGGAAAAGATCGGCGGTGCACACGCAATACTTGTCACCGCGGTGCATCCGACAGCCTTCGGACAGGCCATCGGCATGGCCCGGCGCGGCGGAACGATTGTCTTTGTCGGGTTGCCGCCGGGAGACTTTCCGGCTCCTATCTTTGACACTGTGCTCAAGGGCCTCACCATCCGGGGGTCGATTGTGGGGACGCGCCAGGACCTGGCGGAGGCAATCGACTTCTACGACCGCGGACTGATCCACCCCAACATCACCGTCCGCAATCTGGAAGAGATCAATGATGTGATGACGGAACTTCGAGAAGGCCGCATCGACGGCCGTGTAGTGATTGGATACTGA
- a CDS encoding aldehyde dehydrogenase family protein: protein MTVYAQPGTEGSKVTFKPRYENWIGGEWVAPVKGQYFENISPINGRPFCEVARGTSADIDLALDAAHKAAGAWGKTAVAERALVLTRIADRIEANLEMLAVAETWDNGKPIREVLAADLPLAVDHFRYFAGAIRAQEGGISQIDDNTTSYHFHEPLGVVGQIIPWNFPILMAVWKLAPALAAGNAIVLKPAEQTPTSILVLMELIADLLPAGVLNVVNGFGVEAGKPLASSNRIRKIAFTGETTTGRLIMQYASQNLIPVTLELGGKSPNIFFADVAAADDSFYDKALEGFNMFALNQGEVCTCPSRALVQDSMYDSFMADALARTAQMIQGNPLDTNTMVGAQASNDQLEKILSYLDIGKQEGARVLAGGERAHFDGDLAGGFFVQPTVFEGTNNMRIFQEEIFGPVVSVTRFSDYGEALAIANDTLYGLGAGVWSRDGNTAYRAGRDIQAGRVWVNNYHAYPAHSAFGGYKSSGIGRENHAMMLDHYQQTKNLLVSYAENKQGFF from the coding sequence ATGACCGTTTACGCACAGCCAGGCACCGAAGGATCGAAAGTCACCTTCAAACCGCGCTATGAGAACTGGATCGGCGGCGAATGGGTGGCCCCGGTCAAGGGACAGTACTTCGAGAACATTTCGCCGATCAACGGCCGCCCATTCTGTGAAGTGGCCCGCGGCACATCGGCTGACATCGATCTCGCGCTGGACGCCGCGCACAAGGCCGCCGGGGCCTGGGGCAAGACTGCGGTGGCCGAACGGGCCCTGGTCCTGACCCGCATCGCGGACCGGATCGAAGCGAATCTCGAAATGCTCGCCGTCGCCGAAACCTGGGACAACGGCAAACCGATCAGGGAAGTCCTGGCCGCCGACCTGCCGCTGGCCGTCGACCACTTCCGCTACTTCGCCGGCGCCATCCGCGCCCAGGAGGGCGGCATCTCCCAGATCGACGACAACACCACGTCCTACCACTTCCACGAGCCGCTGGGAGTTGTGGGACAGATCATTCCGTGGAACTTCCCCATCCTGATGGCCGTCTGGAAACTGGCTCCGGCGCTGGCGGCAGGCAACGCCATCGTGCTGAAGCCCGCTGAGCAGACGCCGACGTCGATCCTGGTCCTGATGGAGCTCATCGCGGACCTGCTGCCGGCCGGCGTGCTGAACGTGGTGAACGGCTTCGGGGTGGAAGCCGGCAAACCCCTGGCATCCTCGAACCGGATCCGGAAGATCGCCTTCACCGGTGAGACCACCACGGGCCGGCTGATCATGCAGTACGCCAGCCAGAACCTGATTCCGGTCACCCTCGAGCTGGGCGGCAAGAGCCCGAATATCTTCTTCGCCGACGTCGCCGCCGCCGATGACTCGTTCTACGACAAGGCGCTCGAAGGCTTCAACATGTTCGCGCTGAACCAGGGCGAGGTCTGCACCTGCCCGTCCCGTGCGCTGGTCCAGGACTCCATGTATGACTCCTTCATGGCGGACGCACTGGCCCGCACGGCCCAGATGATCCAGGGCAATCCCCTCGATACCAACACCATGGTGGGCGCCCAGGCGTCCAACGACCAGTTGGAGAAGATCCTCTCCTACCTGGATATCGGCAAGCAGGAGGGTGCACGGGTCCTCGCCGGAGGCGAGCGAGCCCACTTCGACGGCGACCTTGCCGGCGGCTTCTTCGTCCAGCCCACCGTTTTCGAGGGCACCAACAACATGCGCATCTTCCAGGAGGAAATCTTCGGTCCGGTGGTTTCCGTGACCCGGTTCTCCGACTACGGGGAGGCCCTGGCCATCGCCAATGACACGCTGTACGGCCTTGGTGCCGGTGTCTGGTCCCGGGACGGCAACACCGCCTACCGGGCAGGACGCGATATCCAGGCCGGCCGGGTATGGGTGAACAATTACCACGCCTATCCTGCCCATTCCGCTTTCGGCGGCTACAAGTCCTCCGGCATCGGCCGCGAGAACCATGCCATGATGCTGGACCACTACCAGCAGACCAAGAACCTGCTGGTCAGCTACGCGGAAAACAAGCAGGGGTTCTTCTAA
- a CDS encoding GAF domain-containing protein, with amino-acid sequence MAQNGQSGVLPRIPAEALLRNAVRAHESLGVGTGWLERLRPSIRESWQRSLQHHSDPDVSRPELVFDDAALDRYRAAHPLAAVMPVIRRLLVEPGEDSGLLVAVGDELGRLLWVDGDAALRRRAEGMLFLPGADWSERTVGTSAPGTALATGADVQIAGPEHFSRLVHSWSCTAVPVHDPDTGSVLGVVDVTGGPEAVAPHTLALVRAAVAAAEARLQVQRLQARRDTRNGSPTTSGAPLRRRARRKPPPPVPGSTESLELLGRDRAVLHINGRPVELSSRHGELLAVLALHPGGLTAEELASLAYPDGGQAGTVRAEMLRLRNLMEGVAAGTEPLVPRSRPYRLSRPLEVDAAQVLGFLEHGAYRLALRRYGGPVLPRSEAPAVVRLRTEVSAVLRQAMLSDAGADTLLQYLHLPEAEHDAEAWQLALRVLPPRSPRRAAVIAALERIERDLA; translated from the coding sequence TTGGCCCAGAACGGGCAGTCCGGTGTCCTGCCGCGGATACCGGCGGAGGCGCTGCTTCGCAACGCCGTCCGGGCCCACGAGTCGCTCGGTGTCGGAACCGGCTGGCTGGAGCGGCTTCGGCCTTCCATCCGGGAGTCCTGGCAGCGTTCGCTGCAGCACCACTCGGACCCGGACGTTTCGCGTCCCGAGTTGGTGTTCGACGACGCCGCCCTGGACCGTTACCGTGCCGCGCATCCGCTCGCTGCCGTGATGCCGGTAATCCGCCGCCTGCTCGTGGAGCCCGGAGAGGACTCCGGGCTGTTGGTGGCCGTAGGCGATGAACTGGGCCGCCTGCTCTGGGTCGACGGCGACGCTGCCCTGCGCCGCCGCGCGGAAGGCATGTTGTTCCTGCCCGGCGCGGATTGGTCCGAACGAACGGTAGGCACCAGTGCCCCCGGAACCGCCCTCGCCACAGGGGCCGACGTGCAGATTGCCGGACCGGAGCATTTCAGCAGGCTCGTGCACTCCTGGAGCTGCACCGCCGTGCCCGTGCATGACCCGGATACCGGTTCCGTGCTGGGCGTCGTGGACGTTACCGGCGGCCCCGAAGCCGTCGCTCCGCATACGCTCGCCCTTGTCCGGGCAGCTGTCGCTGCCGCCGAAGCCCGGCTCCAGGTCCAGCGGCTGCAGGCCCGCCGGGATACCCGTAACGGATCCCCCACAACCTCCGGAGCTCCGCTGCGCCGTCGTGCCCGCCGGAAGCCCCCGCCGCCGGTCCCCGGCTCCACGGAAAGCCTGGAGCTGCTCGGCCGGGACCGGGCCGTCCTGCACATCAATGGCAGGCCGGTGGAACTCAGTTCCCGCCACGGCGAACTGCTGGCCGTGCTGGCGCTGCATCCGGGCGGGCTGACGGCCGAGGAACTGGCCTCGCTTGCCTACCCCGACGGCGGACAGGCAGGTACGGTGCGCGCCGAGATGCTGCGCCTGCGCAACCTCATGGAAGGCGTGGCCGCCGGAACGGAGCCGCTGGTGCCGCGCTCCCGCCCCTACCGCCTGTCGCGTCCGCTCGAAGTGGACGCCGCACAGGTCCTGGGGTTCCTGGAACACGGCGCCTACCGGCTGGCCCTGCGGAGGTACGGCGGACCGGTGCTGCCGCGCTCTGAGGCGCCCGCCGTCGTCCGGCTGCGGACCGAGGTCTCTGCCGTACTGCGCCAGGCCATGCTCTCCGACGCCGGTGCCGACACCCTGCTCCAGTACCTGCACCTGCCGGAGGCAGAGCACGACGCCGAGGCCTGGCAGCTTGCCCTGCGCGTGCTTCCGCCGCGCTCACCCCGCAGGGCCGCCGTCATCGCTGCCCTGGAACGGATCGAACGGGACCTGGCCTAA
- a CDS encoding FAD-dependent oxidoreductase, with the protein MTNPAADSAQRPLRVAIIGAGPAGVYAADILTKADRDFEVSIDLFDQYPAPYGLIRYGVAPDHPRIKGIVNALHKVLDRGDIRFLGNVNYGRDLTLADFRHFYDAIIFATGAIKDAPLNVPGVDLEGSFGGAEFVSWYDGHPDVPREWPLDAKEVAVIGNGNVALDVARILSKHADDLLSTEIPTNVYEGLKKSPVTDVHIFGRRGPAQVKFTPLELRELSHSRDVDIVLYPEDFEFDEGSDEQIRTNNQTKTMVNTLTNWLVEEQDTGASRRLHLHFLHSPVEIYDDPADPGKVAGMKFERTELDGTGNVRGTGEIVDYPVQAVYRAIGYFGSELPEVGYDEQRGVIPNEGGRVINEDGAPVPGIYTTGWIKRGPVGLIGHTKGDALETIGFLLEDRLNLPAATHPDPSSIIELLEERGVKYTTWEGWLKLDAYERSLGASYIHPEPLTGELVRERVKVVDREEMTRISRGE; encoded by the coding sequence GTGACTAACCCTGCCGCGGACAGCGCCCAGCGTCCTTTGAGGGTCGCCATTATCGGCGCAGGCCCCGCCGGTGTTTACGCCGCCGACATCCTTACCAAAGCCGATCGGGACTTCGAGGTCAGCATTGACCTCTTCGACCAGTACCCCGCGCCCTACGGGCTCATCCGCTACGGTGTGGCTCCCGACCATCCCCGGATCAAGGGCATAGTCAACGCCCTGCACAAGGTGCTGGACCGCGGGGACATCCGGTTCCTCGGCAACGTCAACTACGGCCGCGACCTGACGCTGGCAGACTTCCGCCACTTCTATGACGCCATCATCTTTGCCACGGGCGCCATCAAGGACGCCCCGCTGAACGTGCCCGGCGTCGACCTGGAAGGCTCCTTCGGCGGTGCGGAATTCGTGTCCTGGTATGACGGGCATCCTGATGTTCCGCGCGAATGGCCGCTGGACGCCAAGGAAGTGGCTGTGATCGGCAACGGCAACGTAGCCCTCGACGTCGCCCGCATCCTTTCCAAGCACGCAGATGACCTGCTCAGCACGGAAATTCCGACCAACGTCTACGAGGGCCTGAAGAAGTCCCCGGTCACCGATGTGCACATCTTCGGCCGCCGCGGACCGGCACAGGTGAAGTTCACGCCGCTGGAACTTCGCGAACTCTCGCATTCGCGCGATGTCGATATTGTCCTGTACCCCGAGGACTTCGAATTCGACGAAGGCTCCGACGAGCAGATCCGCACCAACAACCAGACCAAGACCATGGTCAACACCCTCACCAACTGGCTGGTGGAGGAACAGGACACCGGAGCTTCCCGCCGCCTGCACCTGCACTTCCTGCACAGCCCCGTGGAGATCTATGACGATCCCGCGGATCCGGGCAAGGTCGCCGGTATGAAGTTCGAGCGGACCGAGCTGGACGGCACCGGGAACGTCCGCGGCACCGGCGAGATTGTCGACTACCCGGTCCAGGCCGTTTACCGGGCCATCGGGTACTTCGGCTCCGAGCTGCCCGAAGTCGGCTACGACGAGCAGCGCGGCGTGATCCCCAACGAGGGCGGCCGCGTCATCAATGAAGACGGCGCTCCGGTGCCGGGCATCTACACCACCGGTTGGATCAAGCGCGGACCCGTGGGCCTGATCGGCCACACCAAGGGCGACGCGCTGGAGACCATCGGCTTCCTGCTCGAGGACCGGCTGAACCTGCCGGCCGCCACGCACCCGGACCCGTCGTCGATCATTGAGCTGCTGGAAGAACGCGGCGTCAAGTACACCACTTGGGAGGGCTGGCTGAAACTGGATGCTTATGAGCGCAGCCTCGGCGCCTCCTACATCCACCCCGAACCGCTGACGGGCGAACTCGTCCGTGAGCGTGTCAAGGTGGTCGACCGCGAGGAAATGACCCGTATCTCCCGCGGCGAGTAG
- the rarD gene encoding EamA family transporter RarD, protein MPFSKPVPALRGIRTAMPGEGVGATSGPSAGSSAGSSGASGAPDQSAAPSSSGPSSSGPAGTGPSSSGPAGTGRENLPGILFGIGAYGLWGLLPLYFMVLKPAGAVEIVANRVVWSLVFCAILLSVMRAWKPMLAAGRNPRTVGTLAGAALLIAVNWLTYSWAVLNEHAVEAALGYFINPIVSVLLGVLVLKEKLRPLQWAAMAVGFIAVLVLAFAYGTVPWVALALAFSFGFYGLVKKGIGSRVDAVSSLTIETAVLTPIAVGVMIWLSMTGAATLTTNGAGHLWLLVASGIITAVPLIFFGAAARRLPLSTVGLLQYLAPTLQFILALTVFKEAMPPERWAGFGLVWLALVMLTVDMIGGPRRNRRLRAAAAV, encoded by the coding sequence GTGCCTTTCTCAAAGCCTGTCCCCGCCCTTCGCGGCATCCGTACCGCTATGCCCGGAGAGGGCGTCGGCGCGACCTCGGGTCCGTCCGCCGGTTCGTCCGCCGGTTCGTCTGGGGCGTCAGGTGCGCCGGACCAGTCCGCTGCTCCGTCGTCGTCCGGGCCGTCGTCGTCCGGGCCTGCGGGGACGGGGCCGTCGTCGTCCGGGCCTGCGGGGACGGGACGAGAGAACCTTCCCGGCATCCTCTTCGGAATTGGTGCGTACGGGCTCTGGGGTCTGCTTCCGCTCTATTTCATGGTCCTCAAGCCCGCCGGCGCGGTGGAAATCGTTGCCAACCGTGTTGTCTGGTCACTGGTGTTCTGCGCGATCCTGCTCTCCGTCATGCGGGCCTGGAAGCCGATGCTTGCCGCTGGACGGAACCCCCGCACAGTAGGAACCCTGGCGGGTGCTGCCCTGCTGATCGCCGTGAACTGGCTGACGTATTCCTGGGCCGTGTTGAACGAGCACGCAGTGGAAGCAGCGTTGGGCTACTTCATTAACCCGATCGTGTCGGTGCTGCTCGGCGTGCTGGTGCTCAAGGAAAAACTGCGTCCGCTCCAGTGGGCGGCCATGGCAGTGGGTTTCATTGCCGTTCTGGTCCTGGCTTTCGCGTACGGAACCGTGCCGTGGGTGGCCCTGGCCCTGGCCTTCAGCTTCGGGTTCTACGGCTTGGTCAAGAAGGGCATCGGCTCGCGTGTTGACGCAGTTTCGAGCCTGACGATTGAAACGGCCGTGCTCACACCTATTGCAGTCGGCGTGATGATCTGGCTTTCCATGACCGGAGCGGCCACGCTGACTACCAACGGTGCCGGGCATCTCTGGCTTCTGGTCGCCTCCGGCATCATCACTGCCGTACCGCTGATCTTCTTTGGGGCGGCTGCACGCCGCCTGCCGCTGTCCACCGTGGGACTGCTGCAGTATCTGGCGCCTACCCTGCAGTTCATCCTGGCCCTGACCGTGTTCAAGGAAGCGATGCCGCCCGAGCGCTGGGCGGGCTTCGGCCTCGTCTGGCTCGCACTGGTGATGCTGACCGTCGATATGATCGGCGGCCCCCGCCGCAATCGGCGGCTGCGTGCTGCGGCGGCTGTCTAG
- a CDS encoding HNH endonuclease signature motif containing protein: MTSETLSELQLPAEFSVATTGVSLMQRAESLVAEARDLGEDATEAWDLLGFQDAVDFAAAVEGISRVTDYLKLVAAAAIDRQRPAQTFGEGDLREFRSTPDFMRARLRISRAEARRRLSLGSAVLPATTVTGESRPPAYPRLAEACADAALAATDADVIAHALEEALPRMEPQALDAMEKQLTDIGSHQDHDFLVRTAKHWTALLDQDRPPSEEELVRFQGIFPGRRRNGLNHLHIYCTDEQHEALTTLMNSASNPRVNGQEGTNRGAPESDRKTEPGCATEPGCAIQRGCATEPGRATEPDRAAEPGSTQPERHIPAEGAFTPAAAGQDSPPHPHILDRLPRPTRPQLLLEGLLAAVRTALASGGLPASGGMRPQVMVTISHDALLLGLTNPTGGPGARNRRIRGDRADGPHSASGPDNRNTETSHSPSPGIAAFSGPIDTRAVRRIACDADLIPVVLGSKGQVLDLGRAARLFPPHLRKALHARDRGCAFPGCTVPGPWTEAHHVTFWERGGDTSIGNGVLLCSFHHHLIHQGNWHVSMQAGIPWFRPPAYVDPERRPLRNTYFHPGFPASGGTANGT; this comes from the coding sequence ATGACTTCGGAAACTTTGAGCGAGTTGCAGCTACCGGCGGAATTCTCCGTCGCTACAACAGGTGTGAGCCTGATGCAGCGTGCCGAATCGCTCGTCGCGGAAGCCCGTGACCTCGGTGAAGACGCGACTGAGGCCTGGGATCTTCTAGGTTTTCAGGACGCGGTGGATTTCGCTGCGGCCGTTGAAGGTATTTCACGCGTTACGGACTACCTGAAGCTGGTCGCAGCCGCGGCCATCGATCGGCAGAGACCCGCTCAGACGTTTGGCGAGGGCGATCTGCGGGAGTTCCGGAGTACTCCGGACTTCATGCGAGCCCGCCTTCGAATCTCACGCGCCGAAGCGCGCCGCCGGCTGTCGCTCGGTTCAGCTGTCCTTCCCGCAACCACTGTCACAGGCGAGAGTCGCCCACCCGCGTATCCGCGGTTGGCTGAGGCTTGTGCTGATGCCGCCCTCGCTGCAACAGATGCTGATGTGATCGCACACGCGTTGGAAGAAGCGCTTCCGCGTATGGAACCACAGGCTCTCGACGCCATGGAAAAGCAGCTCACTGATATCGGTTCCCATCAGGACCATGATTTTCTCGTTCGTACGGCGAAGCATTGGACCGCTTTGCTGGACCAGGACCGGCCACCTAGCGAGGAAGAGCTCGTCCGGTTCCAAGGGATCTTCCCTGGACGACGCCGAAATGGATTGAACCATCTCCACATTTACTGCACCGACGAACAGCACGAAGCACTCACCACCCTGATGAACAGCGCCTCCAATCCGCGGGTGAACGGCCAGGAAGGTACCAACCGCGGCGCCCCGGAATCAGACCGCAAGACGGAACCGGGCTGTGCGACTGAGCCGGGCTGCGCGATCCAGCGAGGCTGCGCAACCGAACCGGGCCGCGCGACCGAGCCGGACCGCGCGGCCGAACCCGGTAGCACTCAGCCCGAGCGCCACATTCCTGCGGAGGGAGCTTTTACACCCGCAGCAGCGGGACAGGATTCACCTCCGCACCCCCATATCCTTGACCGGCTGCCCAGGCCCACCCGCCCGCAACTGCTGTTGGAGGGGCTGCTCGCCGCTGTCCGCACTGCTCTGGCTTCCGGGGGGCTGCCCGCTTCCGGGGGTATGCGTCCTCAAGTTATGGTCACTATCAGTCATGACGCCCTCTTGCTGGGGCTGACGAACCCAACAGGCGGGCCGGGCGCGAGGAACCGCAGGATCCGCGGGGATCGCGCAGACGGACCACATTCCGCCAGCGGTCCGGATAACAGGAACACCGAAACATCGCATTCTCCGTCGCCCGGCATCGCTGCCTTCTCGGGACCAATCGACACCCGGGCTGTCCGGCGCATAGCCTGCGACGCGGATTTGATTCCGGTAGTCCTGGGATCCAAGGGACAGGTGCTGGACCTGGGCCGGGCGGCACGACTTTTCCCTCCCCACCTGCGGAAGGCCCTGCACGCCCGCGACCGAGGCTGCGCTTTCCCCGGATGTACAGTTCCGGGACCTTGGACCGAAGCGCACCATGTCACCTTCTGGGAACGGGGTGGAGACACCAGCATCGGGAACGGGGTGCTGCTGTGTTCCTTCCACCACCACTTGATCCATCAGGGCAACTGGCACGTATCAATGCAGGCGGGCATTCCCTGGTTCCGGCCGCCGGCTTACGTGGATCCGGAGCGCAGACCGCTGCGGAACACCTACTTCCACCCTGGGTTCCCGGCCTCTGGCGGGACCGCAAACGGAACCTGA
- the gabT gene encoding 4-aminobutyrate--2-oxoglutarate transaminase, producing the protein MSISLTTPSYRIEQRRRITGTFPGPKSAALEARRAAVVAKGVASSIPVYAADADGGIIVDVDGNAFTDLGSGIAVTSVGASDPAVVAAVQEQVEHFTHTCFMVTPYEGYVAVAERLAAVTPGDFEKRTVLFNSGAEAVENAVKIARSATGRDAVVAFDHAYHGRTNLTMGLTAKAMPYKTGFGPFAPEIYRMPMSYPFREENPNLTGAEAADRAILAIEKQIGADQLAALLIEPIQGEGGFIVPAEGFLPRLAEWAQANGVVFIADEVQSGFCRTGEWFAVQHEGVVPDLITMAKGIAGGLPLSAVTGRAELLDAVHPGGLGGTYGGNPVACAAALAAMDTMVSQDLAGRARHIEELVRPRLEALVVEGGVVGDVRGRGAMLAMEFVRPGSRTPDAEAAKAVAAACLQEGVIVLTCGTYGNVIRLLPPLTIGDELLLDALEVLETAVRARS; encoded by the coding sequence ATGAGCATCTCCCTCACCACCCCGAGTTACCGCATCGAACAGCGACGCCGGATTACCGGCACTTTCCCGGGCCCGAAGTCTGCAGCCTTGGAGGCGCGGCGTGCCGCAGTTGTTGCGAAGGGTGTTGCCTCGAGCATTCCCGTGTATGCCGCTGATGCCGACGGCGGCATCATCGTGGACGTGGACGGCAATGCCTTCACTGACCTGGGCTCGGGCATCGCCGTGACCAGCGTGGGTGCCTCTGATCCAGCCGTTGTCGCCGCCGTGCAGGAACAGGTGGAGCACTTCACGCACACGTGCTTCATGGTGACGCCCTACGAGGGGTATGTGGCCGTCGCCGAACGTCTTGCTGCCGTGACTCCGGGGGACTTCGAAAAACGGACCGTGCTGTTCAACTCCGGTGCCGAAGCGGTGGAGAACGCCGTGAAGATTGCCCGCTCGGCTACCGGGCGCGACGCAGTAGTGGCTTTCGACCACGCCTACCACGGCCGCACCAACCTCACCATGGGGTTGACGGCCAAGGCCATGCCCTACAAGACAGGGTTCGGACCGTTCGCGCCGGAGATCTACCGGATGCCCATGAGCTATCCGTTCCGTGAAGAGAACCCGAACCTTACCGGCGCGGAGGCTGCGGACCGGGCCATCCTGGCCATCGAGAAGCAGATCGGCGCGGACCAGCTTGCCGCGCTCCTCATTGAACCGATTCAGGGAGAGGGGGGATTCATTGTTCCTGCGGAGGGCTTCCTGCCGCGGCTCGCGGAGTGGGCGCAGGCCAACGGTGTGGTCTTCATCGCGGACGAGGTGCAGTCCGGTTTCTGCCGTACGGGTGAATGGTTTGCGGTACAGCACGAGGGGGTAGTTCCCGACCTGATCACCATGGCAAAGGGGATTGCCGGCGGGCTGCCGCTCTCGGCCGTCACGGGACGGGCGGAATTGCTCGACGCCGTCCACCCCGGAGGTCTGGGAGGCACCTACGGCGGCAATCCCGTAGCCTGCGCAGCTGCGCTGGCGGCGATGGACACCATGGTTTCGCAGGACCTGGCCGGGCGGGCGCGGCACATCGAGGAGCTCGTCCGGCCAAGACTGGAGGCACTTGTGGTCGAGGGCGGCGTCGTTGGCGATGTCCGTGGACGCGGGGCCATGCTCGCCATGGAATTCGTTCGCCCCGGGTCTCGAACGCCCGACGCCGAGGCGGCCAAAGCTGTCGCAGCGGCGTGCCTGCAGGAAGGTGTCATCGTGCTGACCTGCGGAACCTACGGGAACGTCATTCGGCTGCTGCCGCCGCTGACCATTGGCGATGAGCTCCTGCTTGATGCACTGGAGGTTCTGGAGACCGCCGTCCGCGCCCGGAGCTGA